Proteins from a genomic interval of Phocoena phocoena chromosome 20, mPhoPho1.1, whole genome shotgun sequence:
- the TGFB1 gene encoding transforming growth factor beta-1 proprotein isoform X1, with protein sequence MPPSGLRLLPLLLPLLWLLVLPPGRPAAGLSTCKTIDMELVKRKRIEAIRGQILSKLRLASPPSQGEVPPGPLPEAVLALYNSTRDRVAGESAEPEPEPEADYYAKEVTRVLMVENSNEIYGKIKRSPHSMYMLFNTSELREAVPEPVLLSRAELRLLRLKLKVEQHVELYQKYSNDSWRYLSNRLLAPSDSPEWLSFDVTGVVRQWLTHGEEIEGFRLSAHCSCDSKDNTLQVDINAGFSSGRRGDLATIHGMNRPFLLLMATPLERAQHLHSPRHRRALDTNYCFSSTEKNCCVRQLYIDFRKDLGWKWIHEPKGYHANFCLGPCPYIWSLDTQYSKVLALYNQHNPGASAAPCCVPQALEPLPIVYYVGRKPKVEQLSNMIVRSCKCS encoded by the exons ATGCCGCCCTCGGGGCTgcggctgctgccgctgctgctgccgctgctgtgGCTACTAGTGCTGCCGCCTGGCCGGCCGGCCGCCGGACTGTCCACCTGCAAGACCATCGACATGGAGCTGGTGAAGCGAAAGCGCATCGAGGCCATCCGCGGCCAGATTCTGTCCAAGCTTCGGCTCGCCAGCCCCCCGAGCCAGGGGGAGGTGCCGCCCGGTCCGCTGCCCGAGGCCGTACTGGCCCTTTACAACAGTACCCGTGACCGGGTGGCCGGGGAAAGTGCCGAACCTGAGCCTGAGCCAGAGGCGGACTACTACGCCAAGGAGGTCACCCGCGTGCTAATGGTGGAAAACAGCAACG AAATCTATGGGAAAATCAAGCGTAGCCCACACAGCATGTATATGCTCTTCAACACGTCGGAGCTCCGGGAAGCGGTGCCCGAACCTGTGTTGCTCTCTCGGGCAGAGCTGCGCCTGCTGAGGCTCAAGTTAAAAGTGGAGCAGCACGTGGAGCTGTACCAG AAATACAGCAATGATTCCTGGCGCTACCTCAGCAACCGGCTACTGGCCCCCAGCGACTCGCCGGAGTGGCTGTCCTTTGACGTCACTGGAGTTGTGCGGCAGTGGCTGACCCACGGAG AGGAAATAGAGGGCTTTCGCCTCAGTGCCCACTGTTCCTGTGACAGCAAAGATAACACACTCCAAGTGGACATTAACG CAGGGTTCAGTTCCGGCCGCCGGGGTGACCTCGCCACCATTCATGGCATGAACCGGCCCTTCCTGCTCCTCATGGCCACCCCGCTGGAGAGGGCCCAGCACCTGCACAGCCCCCGGCACCGCCGAGCCCTGGACACCAACTACTGCTTCAG CTCTACGGAAAAGAACTGCTGCGTTCGGCAGCTCTACATTGACTTCCGCAAGGACCTGGGCTGGAAGTGGATTCACGAACCCAAGGGCTACCACGCCAATTTCTGCCTGGGGCCCTGCCCCTACATCTGGAGCCTGGACACGCAGTACAGCAAG GTCCTGGCCCTGTACAACCAGCACAACCCGGGCGCGTCGGCGGCGCCGTGCTGCGTGCCGCAGGCGCTGGAGCCGCTGCCCATCGTGTACTACGTGGGCCGCAAGCCCAAGGTGGAGCAGCTGTCCAACATGATCGTGCGCTCCTGCAAGTGCAGctga
- the TGFB1 gene encoding transforming growth factor beta-1 proprotein isoform X2, with protein MPPSGLRLLPLLLPLLWLLVLPPGRPAAGLSTCKTIDMELVKRKRIEAIRGQILSKLRLASPPSQGEVPPGPLPEAVLALYNSTRDRVAGESAEPEPEPEADYYAKEVTRVLMVENSNEIYGKIKRSPHSMYMLFNTSELREAVPEPVLLSRAELRLLRLKLKVEQHVELYQKYSNDSWRYLSNRLLAPSDSPEWLSFDVTGVVRQWLTHGEEIEGFRLSAHCSCDSKDNTLQVDINGFSSGRRGDLATIHGMNRPFLLLMATPLERAQHLHSPRHRRALDTNYCFSSTEKNCCVRQLYIDFRKDLGWKWIHEPKGYHANFCLGPCPYIWSLDTQYSKVLALYNQHNPGASAAPCCVPQALEPLPIVYYVGRKPKVEQLSNMIVRSCKCS; from the exons ATGCCGCCCTCGGGGCTgcggctgctgccgctgctgctgccgctgctgtgGCTACTAGTGCTGCCGCCTGGCCGGCCGGCCGCCGGACTGTCCACCTGCAAGACCATCGACATGGAGCTGGTGAAGCGAAAGCGCATCGAGGCCATCCGCGGCCAGATTCTGTCCAAGCTTCGGCTCGCCAGCCCCCCGAGCCAGGGGGAGGTGCCGCCCGGTCCGCTGCCCGAGGCCGTACTGGCCCTTTACAACAGTACCCGTGACCGGGTGGCCGGGGAAAGTGCCGAACCTGAGCCTGAGCCAGAGGCGGACTACTACGCCAAGGAGGTCACCCGCGTGCTAATGGTGGAAAACAGCAACG AAATCTATGGGAAAATCAAGCGTAGCCCACACAGCATGTATATGCTCTTCAACACGTCGGAGCTCCGGGAAGCGGTGCCCGAACCTGTGTTGCTCTCTCGGGCAGAGCTGCGCCTGCTGAGGCTCAAGTTAAAAGTGGAGCAGCACGTGGAGCTGTACCAG AAATACAGCAATGATTCCTGGCGCTACCTCAGCAACCGGCTACTGGCCCCCAGCGACTCGCCGGAGTGGCTGTCCTTTGACGTCACTGGAGTTGTGCGGCAGTGGCTGACCCACGGAG AGGAAATAGAGGGCTTTCGCCTCAGTGCCCACTGTTCCTGTGACAGCAAAGATAACACACTCCAAGTGGACATTAACG GGTTCAGTTCCGGCCGCCGGGGTGACCTCGCCACCATTCATGGCATGAACCGGCCCTTCCTGCTCCTCATGGCCACCCCGCTGGAGAGGGCCCAGCACCTGCACAGCCCCCGGCACCGCCGAGCCCTGGACACCAACTACTGCTTCAG CTCTACGGAAAAGAACTGCTGCGTTCGGCAGCTCTACATTGACTTCCGCAAGGACCTGGGCTGGAAGTGGATTCACGAACCCAAGGGCTACCACGCCAATTTCTGCCTGGGGCCCTGCCCCTACATCTGGAGCCTGGACACGCAGTACAGCAAG GTCCTGGCCCTGTACAACCAGCACAACCCGGGCGCGTCGGCGGCGCCGTGCTGCGTGCCGCAGGCGCTGGAGCCGCTGCCCATCGTGTACTACGTGGGCCGCAAGCCCAAGGTGGAGCAGCTGTCCAACATGATCGTGCGCTCCTGCAAGTGCAGctga
- the CCDC97 gene encoding coiled-coil domain-containing protein 97, translated as MEAVATATATATAAAEPGEGCTEPSPGHWGELSWTPVPSRPQDKAEAAEGAPRALDTDPSEVGDAAVSAMLHAVAASRLPVCSQQQGEPDLTEQEKVAILGQLYHEKPLVFLERFRTGLREEHLACFGHLRGDHRADFYCAEVARQGSTRPRTLRTRLRNRRYAALRELIQGGEYFSDEQMRFRAPLLYEQYIGQYLTLEELSARTPAQRPPKPGPPGTPACPLSDLLLQSYQERELQQRLLQQQEEEEACLEEEEEEEDSDEEDQRPDKDLEAWVPDSEERLILREEFTSRMHQHFLDGKDGDFDYSTVDDNPDFDNLDIVARDEEERYFDEEEPEDAPSPELDGD; from the exons ATGGAGGCCGTAGCGACAGCGACTGCGACTGCGACGGCGGCGGCGGAACCCGGTGAAG gctGCACGGAGCCCAGTCCTGGGCACTGGGGGGAGCTGAGCTGGACGCCGGTCCCATCCAGACCCCAGGACAAGGCAGAAGCAGCAGAAGGAGCGCCAAGGGCCCTAGACACTGACCCCTCAGAGGTCGGGGACGCGGCGGTGAGTGCTATGCTACACGCCGTGGCTGCCAGCCGCCTGCCCGTGTGCAGCCAGCAGCAGGGCGAGCCCGACCTGACCGAGCAGGAGAAGGTGGCCATCCTGGGCCAGCTGTACCATGAGAAGCCACTGGTGTTCCTGGAGCGCTTCCGCACGGGCCTCCGGGAGGAGCACCtggcctgctttggccacttgcGCGGCGACCACCGCGCGGACTTCTACTGTGCCGAAGTGGCCCGGCAAGGCAGCACCCGACCCCGCACCTTGCGCACCCGCCTGCGTAACCGGCGCTATGCTGCCCTGCGTGAGCTCATCCAAGGT GGCGAGTACTTCAGCGACGAGCAGATGCGGTTTCGGGCCCCGCTGCTGTATGAGCAGTACATCGGGCAGTACCTGACCCTAGAGGAGCTCAGCGCCCGCACCCCGGCCCAGCGGCCACCCAAGCCCGGCCCCCCCGGCACTCCCGCCTGCCCGCTCTCTGACCTGCTGCTCCAGTCCTACCAGGAGCGGGAGCTGCAGCAGCGGCTGCTCcagcagcaggaggaggaggaggcctgcttggaggaggaggaggaggaggaggacagcGACGAGGAAG ACCAGAGGCCTGACAAAGACTTGGAGGCCTGGGTCCCCGACTCGGAAGAGAGGCTGATCCTGCGGGAAGAGTTCACCAGCCGGATGCACCAGCACTTCCTGGACGGCAAGGATGGGGACTTTGACTACAG CACCGTGGACGACAACCCTGACTTCGACAACCTGGACATCGTGGCCCGGGATGAAGAGGAGAGGTACTTCGACGAGGAGGAGCCCGAGGACGCACCCAGCCCAGAGCTGGACGGGGACTGA